A genomic stretch from Bacteroidota bacterium includes:
- a CDS encoding PorV/PorQ family protein, producing the protein MEDGKWRTDSLSLPSILYSLLSILLLLSALPVQAQIDQGFEFEKSGSAGFQFLKIALGARESALGEAAAAMTNDANAVFWNVGALPLIGERQVAFTHNEWIVDSSLDALVVAAPVGPYAVGLSLVRFGIEPFEETTVLEPDGTGRMVEAGDVMIGLAGARRFTDRLTIGVQAKYVIEMLDNDRFQNVLFDVGALYYTGFRQLRLAFTLQHFGPDTEGLEQSFRTPLLFRVAAADDLVRFDQVRVSGAVELVHPTDNEEWVNGGVEAVLLDVLALRAGYRVSVDEGAWSVGAGVVPPRVEGVGVRADYAYVGFGDLLGATHRFTVSLGL; encoded by the coding sequence ATGGAGGATGGAAAATGGAGGACGGATAGCCTTTCGCTCCCCTCCATCCTCTATTCTCTACTCTCCATCCTGCTCCTCCTCTCTGCACTCCCAGTCCAGGCTCAGATCGACCAGGGCTTCGAGTTCGAGAAGTCCGGCTCGGCGGGGTTTCAGTTTCTGAAGATTGCCCTCGGGGCGCGCGAGAGCGCCCTCGGCGAGGCGGCGGCGGCGATGACGAACGACGCCAACGCCGTCTTCTGGAACGTCGGCGCGCTCCCGCTCATCGGCGAGCGGCAGGTGGCGTTCACCCACAACGAGTGGATCGTGGACAGCTCGCTCGACGCGCTCGTGGTGGCGGCACCGGTCGGGCCGTACGCTGTCGGCCTGAGCCTCGTCCGCTTCGGGATCGAACCGTTCGAGGAGACGACCGTGCTGGAGCCGGACGGGACCGGGCGCATGGTGGAGGCGGGCGACGTGATGATCGGCCTCGCTGGCGCGCGCCGCTTCACCGACCGCCTCACGATCGGCGTGCAGGCCAAGTACGTCATCGAGATGCTCGACAACGACCGCTTCCAGAACGTGCTCTTCGACGTCGGGGCGCTCTACTACACCGGCTTCCGGCAGCTCCGCCTCGCGTTCACCCTCCAGCACTTCGGGCCAGACACCGAGGGTCTGGAGCAGAGTTTCCGCACGCCGCTCCTCTTCCGTGTCGCCGCTGCCGACGACCTCGTCCGCTTCGACCAGGTCCGCGTCTCCGGAGCCGTCGAACTCGTCCACCCGACGGACAACGAGGAGTGGGTCAACGGCGGGGTCGAGGCCGTGCTGCTAGACGTGCTCGCGCTGCGCGCCGGGTACCGGGTGAGCGTGGACGAAGGCGCGTGGTCGGTCGGTGCTGGCGTCGTGCCGCCCCGGGTCGAAGGCGTCGGCGTGCGGGCCGACTACGCGTACGTCGGCTTCGGCGACCTCCTCGGCGCGACGCACCGCTTCACGGTGAGCCTCGGCCTGTGA
- a CDS encoding T9SS type A sorting domain-containing protein, translating to MPRVINRGRLHRSASAGAGCAEDRERIEDGEWRTARYPRSSTLHLLALLLVLTALPAAAQLREADVRVHDRGELWETVKDDGTLGAREPLNPFEFFPSMDWPGGPDALASKDEQRSYHAGAGLWIGGLGANGAVFFDELGPFATVEVDEVLPMAETENFVEADGYDPGEAEETIVAEFTTTSGLRVRRTSRTWSFRGLNTFVLLDYAVTNETGGPLAGVFVGLPSLLRPSYQDINVHNGWGDDGNRTDELVAYDADRALVYAYDDTPNFDLPGDVGNYWPDRDELRTTGYAGIALLDAPPGSGGEAQPATVFWAQTLGNGPRLTTASTSSAALYAILTGTDTSLQAEDEERLTPLILLGCGPYDLGPGEAVRLAFAEAVNGLPLEVAREGLDAQNDLDAGLDSLQASIDRAAVLYEAGYRVAAVPPPAPPIEIVTLPGAVPEASVTWPPIDEVWVNPLSDSLITGYNVYRSDLGFIGPFEKLTRRPIRVGNENDIDRFFNLRLGRWQFTDNDVGLGFSYTYAVTAVDGDGNESWLTNRNLDPVTVERSAAETAMDVQVFPNPFRGRSFPTSDAANLIIFNKLPARATIRIYTASGELIRTLEHDDPNSGQEAWDQLTDARQRTAPGIYFWTVQSEVGTARGTLVIIK from the coding sequence GTGCCTCGCGTAATAAACAGAGGGCGTCTCCATCGTTCTGCCTCCGCAGGGGCGGGGTGCGCTGAGGATCGGGAGAGGATAGAGGATGGAGAATGGAGAACGGCCCGCTATCCTCGATCCTCCACCCTCCACCTTCTCGCTCTGCTGCTCGTCCTCACCGCACTCCCCGCCGCCGCCCAGCTCCGCGAGGCCGACGTCCGCGTCCACGACCGAGGCGAGCTCTGGGAGACGGTCAAGGACGACGGCACACTCGGCGCGCGCGAGCCGCTCAACCCGTTTGAGTTCTTCCCAAGCATGGACTGGCCGGGCGGGCCAGACGCGCTGGCCTCAAAGGATGAGCAGCGCTCCTACCATGCCGGGGCCGGGCTCTGGATCGGCGGTCTGGGCGCGAACGGGGCCGTCTTCTTCGACGAACTCGGCCCGTTTGCGACGGTCGAGGTCGATGAGGTCCTGCCGATGGCGGAGACCGAAAACTTCGTCGAGGCCGACGGCTACGACCCGGGCGAAGCCGAGGAGACGATCGTTGCGGAGTTCACGACGACCTCGGGGCTCCGCGTCCGCCGCACGAGCCGGACGTGGAGCTTTCGCGGGCTCAACACCTTCGTCCTCCTCGACTACGCCGTGACGAACGAGACGGGCGGTCCGCTCGCGGGCGTCTTCGTCGGCCTGCCCTCGCTGCTACGGCCGAGTTACCAGGACATCAACGTCCACAACGGCTGGGGTGACGACGGCAACCGCACCGACGAGCTCGTCGCCTACGACGCCGACCGGGCACTCGTCTACGCCTACGACGACACCCCCAACTTCGACCTGCCGGGCGACGTGGGCAACTACTGGCCCGACCGCGACGAGCTGCGGACGACCGGCTACGCCGGCATCGCCCTGCTCGACGCGCCGCCGGGCAGCGGCGGCGAAGCGCAGCCCGCGACCGTCTTCTGGGCGCAGACGCTCGGCAACGGGCCGCGCCTCACGACGGCCAGCACCTCGTCCGCCGCGCTCTACGCGATCCTGACAGGGACAGACACCTCGCTCCAAGCCGAGGACGAGGAGCGCCTGACGCCGCTGATCCTCCTCGGGTGCGGACCCTACGACCTCGGCCCGGGCGAGGCTGTCCGCCTCGCATTTGCCGAAGCCGTCAACGGGCTGCCGTTGGAGGTAGCGCGCGAAGGACTGGACGCGCAGAACGACCTGGACGCCGGGCTCGACTCGCTCCAAGCCAGCATCGACCGGGCCGCTGTGCTCTACGAAGCGGGCTACCGCGTCGCAGCCGTGCCGCCGCCCGCTCCGCCCATCGAAATCGTCACCCTCCCCGGCGCAGTGCCGGAGGCGTCGGTCACCTGGCCGCCCATCGACGAGGTGTGGGTCAACCCGCTGTCCGATTCGCTCATCACCGGCTACAACGTCTACCGCAGTGACCTCGGGTTCATCGGTCCATTCGAGAAGCTCACGCGTCGGCCGATCCGCGTCGGCAACGAGAATGACATCGACCGCTTCTTCAACCTCCGCCTGGGCCGCTGGCAGTTCACCGACAACGACGTAGGGCTGGGCTTCAGCTACACCTACGCCGTCACGGCGGTCGACGGCGACGGCAACGAAAGCTGGTTGACCAACCGCAACCTCGACCCGGTAACCGTCGAGCGCAGCGCGGCAGAGACGGCGATGGACGTGCAGGTCTTCCCGAACCCGTTCCGGGGACGCTCCTTTCCCACCTCGGATGCGGCGAACCTCATCATCTTCAACAAGCTCCCGGCGCGCGCCACGATCCGCATCTACACGGCCAGCGGCGAGCTGATCCGCACCCTCGAGCACGACGACCCGAACAGCGGGCAGGAAGCGTGGGACCAACTCACCGACGCCCGCCAGCGCACGGCCCCCGGCATCTACTTCTGGACCGTGCAGTCCGAGGTCGGGACGGCGCGGGGCACGCTGGTCATCATTAAATGA
- a CDS encoding TonB-dependent receptor — MTPRTDKAGMPRCRALAWVLTFAGVLLFAAPALAQTGKIAGTVTDAATGQTLPGASVAVVGTSFGAATDSEGHYTIIGVRPGAYTLRASFIGYTETVVEAVRVQSGLTTRVEIELSEGAVDFGDEVVVTAERPPVQRDETASVQYLDVAEIDELPVTSTEEALFVQAGVFFDQQPIEGGLNGSGRGEPRYAVRGGDQTEVLWFLDGARIAALIEGRADQGGSYTSINPHAIQEIQILTGGFAAEYGGAQSGVVNVVTKEGGDRIEATAEYLYGPPGQRHFGSYLYDPETQLEFGPRMPIDPDNPESESVGNQLPDGTLDPAWWTDERQAQIYDYRDIADHRAWGSVGGPVPGLSALDGRFFVAGQYNRAAYAYPRPIDRREQDDVLANLVLRPGSGTKLRLSGLYGRALHSTLQENGDFILESKYYRGWGSVLDRKHYQAAVDWTHSLSQNMFYDLKLSTYWLDFRERPSPFARFGRTEDDEAVTIFGFQRYDGFGDEPFDQFSFLLDRREVVGDVSLEGALSWQVDAANFVKAGFEARVNTYNEDRSFRFPSTTLDERYWLNRGLDETYHPLQFAAYLQDKMEFKGMILNLGLRYDYFNPNRDWFDVTNLPVLALDPLYDETLDPDGDQVDENGRVKFSFDNVFDKPRTPAPSYHRLSPRIGVSYPITDGSVLHFNYGHFYQTAPLDRMFEFGYFRPEYIVECQQAYDQGLSLEGLTNCPEGGTRAPSASGDPERVVALSLDDLKPEKTISFEVGIAQQFGDLAVLDVTGFYKDVFDQVLPRANLFDRRVTLPSGNFVSNFSGDYGDARGFEVNLRTLFSRHVTFDFNYSFSRAVQGRATPGRVDFDSTGTPTFFYNDEASQRLATEQTFSRPHIFRANLFLRYPEGGGRWFDRALGGTSLSALGRYVSGRAFTYLEPLDPADTVDNQRLPASSQIDLRVERQFTVGTHALAVYSNVTNLFNTRNLRSFGNYFGANEAAVVDFVENDTVTQDFIGYDISAVTYFPPRRVVFGVRYDFR, encoded by the coding sequence ATGACGCCGCGCACGGACAAGGCTGGAATGCCCCGGTGCCGCGCCCTGGCGTGGGTTCTGACGTTCGCCGGGGTGCTGCTTTTCGCGGCCCCGGCCCTCGCCCAGACCGGCAAGATCGCCGGCACCGTCACCGACGCTGCGACCGGTCAGACGCTGCCCGGCGCGAGCGTCGCCGTCGTCGGCACGAGCTTCGGTGCCGCGACCGACAGCGAGGGGCACTACACGATCATCGGCGTCCGCCCCGGCGCGTACACGCTCCGCGCCTCGTTCATCGGCTACACTGAGACGGTGGTCGAGGCGGTCCGCGTCCAGAGTGGGCTGACGACGCGCGTCGAGATCGAACTGAGCGAAGGGGCGGTAGACTTCGGCGACGAGGTGGTCGTGACGGCCGAGCGCCCGCCCGTGCAGCGCGACGAGACGGCGAGCGTGCAGTACCTCGATGTCGCCGAGATCGACGAGCTGCCCGTGACGAGCACCGAGGAAGCCCTCTTCGTCCAGGCCGGGGTCTTCTTCGACCAGCAGCCTATCGAAGGCGGGCTGAACGGATCGGGCCGGGGCGAGCCGCGCTACGCGGTGCGGGGCGGCGACCAGACCGAGGTACTGTGGTTCCTCGACGGCGCGCGCATCGCAGCCCTCATCGAAGGCCGAGCCGACCAGGGCGGCTCCTACACGAGCATCAATCCCCACGCAATTCAGGAGATCCAAATCCTCACCGGCGGTTTCGCGGCGGAATACGGCGGGGCGCAGTCGGGCGTGGTGAACGTGGTGACCAAGGAAGGCGGCGACCGGATCGAGGCGACGGCGGAATACCTCTACGGGCCGCCGGGACAGCGCCACTTCGGCAGCTACCTCTACGACCCGGAGACGCAGCTCGAGTTCGGGCCGCGGATGCCGATCGATCCGGACAACCCGGAAAGCGAGAGCGTCGGCAACCAGCTCCCGGACGGTACACTCGACCCCGCGTGGTGGACCGACGAGCGCCAGGCGCAGATCTACGACTACCGCGACATCGCCGACCACCGGGCGTGGGGCAGCGTCGGCGGGCCGGTGCCCGGACTGAGCGCGCTGGACGGCCGGTTCTTCGTCGCCGGGCAGTACAACCGCGCGGCCTACGCCTACCCCCGTCCCATCGACCGGCGCGAGCAGGACGATGTGCTGGCGAACCTCGTCCTCCGCCCCGGCTCCGGTACGAAGCTCCGGCTGAGCGGGCTCTACGGCCGAGCGCTGCACTCGACGCTCCAAGAGAACGGTGACTTCATCCTCGAGTCGAAATACTACCGGGGCTGGGGCTCGGTCCTCGACCGCAAGCATTACCAGGCAGCGGTCGATTGGACGCACAGCCTGTCGCAGAACATGTTCTACGACCTCAAGCTGAGCACGTACTGGCTCGACTTCCGCGAGCGCCCGAGTCCGTTCGCGCGCTTCGGCCGGACCGAAGACGACGAGGCTGTGACCATCTTCGGCTTCCAGCGCTACGACGGCTTCGGCGACGAGCCCTTCGACCAGTTCTCGTTCCTCCTCGACCGCCGCGAGGTCGTCGGCGACGTGTCGCTCGAAGGCGCACTCTCGTGGCAGGTGGACGCGGCCAACTTCGTCAAGGCCGGCTTCGAGGCCCGCGTCAACACCTACAACGAGGACCGCTCCTTCCGCTTCCCCTCGACCACGCTCGACGAGCGCTACTGGCTCAACCGGGGCCTGGATGAGACCTACCACCCGCTCCAGTTCGCGGCCTACCTCCAGGACAAGATGGAGTTCAAGGGGATGATTCTCAACCTCGGCCTCCGCTACGACTACTTCAACCCCAACCGCGACTGGTTCGACGTCACCAACCTCCCCGTCCTCGCCCTCGACCCGCTCTACGACGAGACGCTCGACCCCGACGGCGACCAGGTGGACGAGAACGGGCGCGTGAAGTTCAGCTTCGACAACGTCTTCGACAAGCCGCGCACGCCGGCCCCGTCCTACCACCGGCTCAGCCCGCGCATCGGCGTCTCCTACCCGATCACCGACGGCTCGGTGCTGCACTTCAACTACGGGCACTTCTACCAGACCGCGCCCCTCGACCGGATGTTCGAGTTCGGCTACTTCCGGCCCGAGTACATCGTCGAGTGCCAGCAGGCCTACGACCAGGGGCTGTCGCTCGAGGGCTTGACCAACTGCCCCGAGGGTGGCACCCGCGCGCCCTCGGCCAGCGGCGACCCGGAGCGCGTGGTGGCGCTCTCGCTCGACGACCTGAAGCCGGAGAAGACGATCTCGTTCGAAGTCGGCATCGCGCAGCAGTTCGGCGACCTCGCCGTGCTCGACGTGACGGGGTTCTACAAAGACGTCTTCGACCAGGTGCTCCCGCGCGCCAACCTCTTCGACCGCCGGGTGACGCTGCCCTCGGGCAACTTCGTGAGCAACTTCTCCGGGGACTACGGCGACGCGCGCGGCTTCGAGGTGAACCTCCGCACCCTCTTCAGCCGCCACGTCACGTTCGACTTCAACTACAGCTTCTCGCGTGCCGTCCAGGGCCGCGCCACGCCGGGCCGCGTCGACTTCGACTCGACCGGCACGCCGACCTTCTTCTACAACGACGAGGCCAGCCAGCGCCTTGCCACCGAGCAGACCTTCAGCCGCCCGCACATCTTCCGGGCGAACCTCTTCCTGCGCTACCCCGAGGGCGGCGGACGCTGGTTCGACCGGGCGCTCGGCGGGACCAGCCTCAGCGCGCTCGGGCGCTACGTCAGCGGGCGTGCCTTCACCTACCTCGAACCTCTGGACCCGGCAGACACGGTCGACAACCAGCGCCTCCCGGCGAGTTCTCAGATCGACCTGCGGGTCGAGCGGCAGTTCACCGTCGGCACCCACGCGCTCGCGGTCTACTCCAACGTCACGAACCTCTTCAACACGCGCAACCTCCGCTCCTTCGGCAACTACTTCGGGGCCAACGAGGCGGCGGTCGTAGACTTCGTCGAGAACGACACGGTCACGCAGGACTTCATCGGCTACGACATCAGCGCCGTCACCTACTTCCCCCCGCGCCGGGTGGTCTTCGGCGTCCGCTACGACTTCCGATGA
- a CDS encoding FadR/GntR family transcriptional regulator, translating into MEPTLAPVARHSLPDDLARRITQMIEAEGLAAGDRLPTISRLARRFGVGTPTLREALTKLETLGTVAVRHGSGVYVGRRPNALFASNPVLAGTPSKKTLVDLIEARILVEVEAAGLAARHATPDDLAAMAALLDRAQAHLDDGDVLNMTNMAFHAAIATASDNGVLRQVLDVLTTLFQAEQRVILDIHGSRQQDHDEHVGILEALRGGDAALAAERMRVHLGGVRAVLLRWDEKAQPLPL; encoded by the coding sequence ATGGAACCGACGCTCGCGCCCGTCGCCCGCCACAGCCTCCCCGACGACCTCGCCCGCCGCATCACGCAGATGATCGAAGCCGAGGGGCTGGCCGCCGGAGACCGCCTTCCCACGATCAGCCGCCTGGCGCGGCGCTTCGGCGTCGGCACCCCGACGCTGCGCGAGGCGCTGACCAAGCTGGAGACGCTAGGCACGGTGGCCGTCAGGCACGGCTCCGGCGTCTACGTGGGGCGTCGGCCGAACGCGCTCTTCGCCTCCAACCCGGTCCTCGCGGGAACGCCGTCCAAAAAGACGCTCGTGGACCTGATCGAGGCGCGTATCCTTGTCGAAGTAGAGGCGGCGGGGCTCGCCGCCCGCCACGCCACGCCGGACGACCTGGCAGCGATGGCTGCGCTGCTGGACCGGGCGCAGGCTCACCTGGACGACGGCGACGTGCTCAACATGACCAACATGGCGTTCCATGCCGCTATTGCGACAGCGTCGGACAACGGCGTCCTCCGGCAGGTGCTCGACGTGCTGACGACCCTCTTTCAGGCCGAGCAGCGGGTGATTCTCGACATCCACGGCTCGCGCCAGCAGGACCACGACGAGCACGTCGGCATCCTGGAGGCACTGCGCGGAGGCGACGCCGCGCTCGCGGCCGAGCGGATGCGGGTCCACCTCGGCGGCGTGCGCGCGGTCCTGCTGCGCTGGGACGAAAAAGCGCAGCCCCTGCCGCTATGA
- a CDS encoding SDR family oxidoreductase has protein sequence MPLPDRTALVTGAASGIGAAVAHRLAREGASVWVTDVDTAAGEATAEAVRSGGGSAHFLSLDVTDEAACTRAAHAVHDTYGRLDVLVNNAGIGHAGTMLETTGEDFDRLYAVNLRGVFNVTQAFLPGMLERKRGVVLNLASIGGIVGIRDRLAYCATKFAVVGLTKCLALDHAADGIRAVAICPGRVETPFVTQRLQEYADPEAARREMTATQPVGRMAQPDEIAAAAAYLAGDEAAFVTGVPFYIDGGWTAGT, from the coding sequence ATGCCCCTCCCCGACCGCACCGCGCTCGTCACCGGAGCCGCATCCGGCATCGGGGCCGCTGTCGCCCACCGTCTCGCCCGCGAGGGCGCGTCCGTCTGGGTGACCGATGTGGACACGGCAGCCGGCGAGGCGACCGCCGAGGCGGTCCGGTCCGGCGGCGGCAGTGCGCACTTCTTGTCCCTCGACGTGACCGACGAGGCCGCGTGCACCCGCGCCGCCCACGCCGTCCACGACACCTACGGGCGGCTCGACGTGCTCGTCAACAACGCGGGCATCGGGCACGCCGGGACGATGCTGGAGACGACGGGCGAGGACTTCGACCGGCTCTACGCGGTCAACCTCCGGGGCGTCTTCAACGTGACGCAGGCCTTTCTGCCGGGGATGCTGGAGCGGAAGCGCGGCGTGGTGCTCAACCTCGCCTCCATCGGCGGGATCGTCGGCATCCGGGACCGGCTGGCGTACTGCGCGACCAAGTTCGCGGTCGTCGGTCTGACCAAGTGCCTCGCGCTCGATCACGCGGCGGACGGGATTCGGGCGGTGGCGATCTGTCCGGGCCGGGTCGAGACGCCGTTCGTGACGCAGCGGCTTCAGGAGTACGCCGACCCCGAGGCCGCCCGGCGCGAGATGACCGCGACGCAGCCCGTCGGGCGCATGGCGCAGCCTGACGAGATCGCGGCGGCGGCAGCCTACCTCGCCGGTGACGAGGCCGCCTTCGTCACCGGCGTTCCCTTCTACATCGACGGCGGCTGGACCGCTGGGACCTGA
- a CDS encoding fumarylacetoacetate hydrolase family protein — MKLLRYRDPEGTVRYAAEQAGGAARVVAGAPFGDVAVTGEAASIADVLPPADPPAVWAIGLNYRAHAEEAGLPIPEHPVVFAKGVNAVTGPGAPIVLPRVLRSDRVDYEGELAVVIGRRCKNVWASDALGYVLGYTCANDVSARDWQIERGGSQWCRGKSFDTFCPLGPAITLASAIPDPQALVLRTRVNGEVVQETSTADMIFPVTELVAFLSGSTTLLPGTVLLTGTPVGIGMAQTPPRWLQPGDTVAVEIDGIGTLTNPVQEEPI, encoded by the coding sequence ATGAAGCTGCTCCGCTACCGCGACCCCGAGGGGACTGTCCGCTACGCCGCCGAGCAGGCGGGCGGCGCAGCGCGTGTCGTCGCCGGAGCCCCGTTTGGGGACGTCGCGGTGACGGGCGAGGCTGCCTCAATTGCCGACGTGCTCCCCCCCGCCGACCCGCCTGCCGTCTGGGCCATCGGGCTGAACTACCGCGCCCACGCCGAGGAGGCTGGCCTGCCGATTCCCGAGCATCCCGTCGTGTTCGCCAAAGGGGTCAACGCCGTCACTGGACCCGGTGCTCCCATCGTGCTCCCGCGTGTGCTCCGAAGCGACCGGGTGGACTACGAAGGCGAACTGGCCGTCGTGATCGGGCGGCGCTGCAAAAACGTCTGGGCCTCGGACGCGCTCGGTTACGTGCTCGGGTACACCTGCGCCAACGACGTGAGCGCCCGCGACTGGCAGATCGAGCGCGGCGGGAGCCAGTGGTGCCGGGGCAAGAGCTTCGACACCTTCTGCCCGCTCGGCCCCGCGATCACCCTCGCCTCGGCCATTCCAGACCCGCAAGCCCTCGTGCTCCGCACCCGCGTCAACGGCGAGGTCGTGCAGGAGACGAGCACCGCCGACATGATTTTCCCCGTCACCGAGCTTGTCGCGTTCCTCAGCGGGAGCACGACGCTGCTCCCCGGCACGGTCCTCCTCACCGGCACACCCGTCGGGATCGGGATGGCGCAGACGCCGCCGCGCTGGCTCCAGCCGGGCGACACCGTCGCGGTCGAGATCGACGGCATCGGGACGCTCACAAACCCGGTCCAGGAAGAACCGATCTGA
- a CDS encoding glucose 1-dehydrogenase produces MRFRDHVAVVTGAAKGIGAATARLFASEGARVALLDADDAGAATAAEIDDALFVRCDVAEAGAVEAAFGAVREAFGGVDLLVNNAGIQRYGTVTQTSEALWDEVMNVNLKSAFLCAQQALPSMAERGGGVVVNVASVQSFITQANVAAYTTSKTAILGLTRSIAVDYAPAVRCVAVCPGTVDTPMLRWAVNESPDPAEVMREVHAMHPAQRIATAEEVASLIGYLCSADAAFITGQAYRIDGGLGLSIGGSKRA; encoded by the coding sequence ATGCGATTCCGCGACCACGTAGCCGTCGTGACGGGTGCGGCGAAAGGCATCGGTGCAGCGACCGCCCGGCTCTTTGCGAGCGAGGGGGCCCGTGTGGCGCTCCTCGACGCCGACGATGCCGGCGCGGCCACCGCTGCCGAGATCGACGATGCCCTTTTCGTCCGCTGCGACGTGGCCGAGGCCGGGGCCGTCGAGGCGGCCTTCGGGGCAGTCCGCGAGGCGTTCGGAGGGGTTGATCTACTGGTCAACAACGCGGGCATCCAGCGCTACGGGACGGTCACGCAGACGAGCGAGGCGCTGTGGGACGAGGTGATGAACGTCAACCTCAAGAGCGCCTTTCTCTGCGCGCAGCAGGCGCTCCCGTCGATGGCTGAGCGTGGGGGCGGGGTGGTGGTCAACGTGGCGAGCGTGCAGAGCTTCATCACCCAAGCCAACGTCGCCGCCTACACGACGAGCAAAACGGCAATCCTCGGGCTGACGCGGAGCATCGCGGTGGACTACGCGCCCGCTGTCCGCTGCGTCGCGGTTTGCCCCGGCACGGTCGACACGCCGATGCTGCGGTGGGCCGTCAACGAGTCGCCCGACCCCGCCGAGGTGATGCGCGAGGTCCACGCGATGCACCCCGCCCAGCGCATCGCGACGGCCGAGGAGGTGGCTTCGCTCATCGGCTACCTGTGCAGCGCCGACGCGGCCTTCATCACCGGCCAGGCCTACCGGATCGACGGCGGCCTCGGCCTCTCCATCGGCGGCAGCAAACGGGCCTGA
- a CDS encoding enolase C-terminal domain-like protein, which yields MKITDLRATTVTVPLEAPLRHANGAHWGRFVRTIVEVETDEGLIGLGEMGGGGESAEAAFAGLKPYLLGHDPMQLEALYWKLCNPTASLYNNRVQLHAAVEFACIDLIGQKLGVRACDLLGGALRERVPFASYLFFRYPAETNGHGGEDSPERMVRHARALAERYGFTTHKLKAGVFAPDHEIEVFRALAEALPGHRLRIDPNAAWSVEESIRVGRAIEDLHNDYFEDPTWGLEGMRRVREAVCIPTATNTVVTNFEQLAASIRTNAVDVVLLDTTFWGGLRQAWKAGVVCSTFQLGVAVHSSGELGIQLATMLHLGAALPNLHFAADAHYHHLTDDVIAGGKLAYEDGHIAVPTSPGLGVTLDRDKLAEYAALYEKLGPYPYDRDPHRPRWFNLWPKTDWAVPSASPP from the coding sequence ATGAAGATCACCGACCTCCGCGCCACAACCGTCACCGTCCCGCTCGAAGCCCCGCTTCGCCATGCCAACGGTGCGCACTGGGGCCGCTTCGTCCGCACGATTGTCGAGGTAGAAACCGACGAAGGACTGATCGGGCTGGGCGAGATGGGCGGCGGGGGCGAGTCGGCCGAGGCCGCGTTCGCCGGGCTGAAACCGTACCTCCTCGGGCATGACCCGATGCAGCTCGAAGCGCTCTACTGGAAGCTCTGCAACCCGACGGCCTCGCTCTACAACAACCGCGTCCAGCTCCACGCCGCCGTTGAGTTCGCCTGCATCGACCTGATCGGCCAGAAGCTCGGCGTCCGGGCGTGCGACCTGCTCGGCGGGGCGCTCCGCGAGCGGGTGCCGTTCGCGTCGTACCTCTTCTTCCGCTACCCTGCCGAGACGAACGGGCACGGCGGCGAGGACTCGCCCGAGCGCATGGTGCGCCACGCCCGCGCCCTCGCCGAGCGCTACGGCTTCACGACCCACAAACTGAAGGCGGGCGTGTTCGCGCCGGACCACGAGATCGAGGTCTTCCGCGCCCTCGCCGAGGCGCTTCCCGGCCACCGCCTCCGCATCGACCCCAACGCAGCGTGGTCGGTCGAGGAGAGCATCCGCGTCGGGCGGGCCATCGAGGACCTGCACAACGACTACTTCGAGGACCCGACGTGGGGCCTGGAGGGCATGCGGCGCGTCCGCGAGGCCGTCTGCATCCCGACCGCGACCAACACCGTCGTCACCAACTTCGAGCAACTCGCCGCGTCGATTCGCACGAACGCGGTGGACGTGGTTCTGCTCGACACGACGTTCTGGGGCGGGCTGCGGCAGGCGTGGAAGGCGGGCGTCGTGTGCAGCACGTTCCAGCTCGGCGTGGCCGTCCACTCGTCGGGCGAACTGGGCATCCAGCTCGCCACGATGCTGCACCTCGGGGCCGCCCTCCCCAACCTCCACTTCGCCGCCGACGCGCACTACCACCACCTCACCGACGACGTGATTGCAGGCGGCAAGCTAGCCTACGAAGACGGCCACATTGCCGTCCCCACCAGCCCTGGCCTCGGCGTCACGCTCGACCGCGACAAGCTCGCCGAGTACGCCGCCCTCTACGAGAAGCTCGGCCCGTACCCCTACGACCGTGACCCGCACCGCCCCCGCTGGTTCAACCTGTGGCCGAAGACCGACTGGGCTGTTCCGTCGGCTTCGCCTCCTTGA